The genomic window CTTAACATGGCAGCTATAGTAGACGCCGCAAGGTgctatgtttttcttgccttaCCTTGCATGCTCTGAAAtcgtagtccttagttcgtttgcagggatcGTCATCAGTACAGGAAGTTCTCACCCGAGCCAagcccaacgcacaaccagctatcctgggatgtGTATACTGTACCAAAAAGAGGGATTGGCAGTGTTTTCAATTTCAGCTGATACTTACCGATAGTAGTAAACTCCTGAGAAGGATTCGAAACCAATTAAGTTTTATGCGGCCTTGGAAAAAATACaagtatttgtttttcattcagCTCTTTCGATTTATATTCTTACACTCACAAACAACTTTTACCTAATAAACTTTGATTTACgtacagttttttataataaacaatattcattaacacacacaaatatgtgTATAATGTGTACTGACAAAAAAGAGATCAACTCcatttcagatattttttcttCCAACCGCTCctcaaaaacatacatattttccaaTACAGTAAATCATGTTGCCGATTGTATTTGGTTTAGCTTAAATCTAATAATTTACAGATGTTAGAATATAAACAGATTTCGATTTAATTTAACACAGGTGGCAAACAGCATTATACAACCTCCTCAAGCCGACCAAGTACATACTATGtttacttataaaaatatgtgtatattaaggTGGAGTATAGGacattttttactatattttttacggTATAGCAATGAAATGTTGCCTTTATAATAGTTAattaaaatcacaaaattttgtCTTAATAGGATAACGGTTAGAGGTGCCCAAAGCATAAATGAATTTGCCAAAACGGAACGGAACATTAATAAACTTAATAAATCAaggattttaagttttttttttttgaaagctaGTTTGACACTTTAGTACgaagataaaataataataacaatttaaataataaataataaaaactgagacaacttacatatgtatctctCATAATACATGCTCTTCACTGAAAGTCATTTGATGTCATTAAATACGTCAATAAAACTAAATAgcgtttttaatttgctttgcaAGGCCATGAAAACGCTTTGAAATCGATCTAAACACTAACAACAATCAAAGAGTACGAACGTACAGGCAGTGttaaacatacgtacataaattaCCAACGTGAAAacgaatatgttaaattcaagGGCAATCCATTAAACGTGGTATCGGTAAACCAGCTGATTTTTTGATTCGCCGTGTACATCCGAATAAAATGCAATGACGAAAAGCCGCTCCATTCGCACTATCATAGTACAGTGTATACTTCTAGCTCCAAATTCAAGTCGACTGTGCaatgtataatatgtatgtatgagtcgTTCGTTCcttcctttttcttttctactttCTTTCGTCCTGATATTTCTATgtacaaaacgttgttgttgatctagcgccaccacctttaatgaatgcgccttagTTGAATTaaacgtttttccaaaaataatagcATCGGGGCACTTCTTAATATACGAAAGCCAACTTACTGCTGGCCAGCCAATAGTGATCTAAACAACATTCACTCCACCCTAATATATGTGTaagttacaaaatataaatacgtatgactaaaatattatataactatCCTTCCAACTATAAGAGTAAGTACAACATCTTCCTTgagatatgtatttatatgcgtatatatatatacacatgtatagTATCTATGTTAGATATGTGTGATGAATTTTTCTACTCATTAAATAACACATGAATGGGAATTAACGTAGAAACTGGCAAAATTATCGTAGACATATACAGAATAGCTGGTTCAGATAACATTCGTATGAGGCAAACTAAGCATAAATCTGCACTGAGCTGTTATTAGAAacgtaacttttttaaatacaatatttgtgtGCAGACAACATCTTTATGTACCTATGTACGTATACATTAGAGTTCTTAACTCTCGATACAAAGAAAATTGGTACAGTTTCTCCGTcggaataataatatttattttattttaagactaCAGCCGATGGTCCATGCTGCTAGTGCTGCTGCCTCCTTATATTTGTGTAActtgttattatacaaatttaataataataataataatattttaaaacttccaCCAAAAGGAAGTATTTTCAAATTGATCCAGCTCATGTAAATCTTAACATATTTCCGAAATGTTTTGGCAAGAATATTTTggtcttaaaatataatgaatTGTATAACTCCGGTAGAAAAACTTCAACCTATTTTGGTGAAGTCCTTTAACCCTCAGACGCCATGAATCAGTCGTTATTTTgccaattactatttttttctgtGTACAGTCTTACAGTGACATCTACCGGCTAAAACGAACGTTAATATGCAATGCTGGTATATGATTTCTACATAGAGCCAAAATCCTAAGTTAATTTGAATACaaatagtaaatatgtatgtatagcagTTCAATTTGAACGTTGTGTCAAATTGGCGCAAACAATGCTTGAAAGTTAATGTACATCCAGACAGTGTAAAATActacattttaaacaaaaaaatcctaaTTATGTACTTTACAACAGTTCAGTCTTTGTTTAGGCCTATTTTTGTGCATTGAGcagcaaaaaacaatatttattacattGATGTAAATATACAATAGTATAATGAAACTTATGATATAATAAACTGGGAAACTTTGTGCATATTTCTTATAAGATTACTACAAACTACGTAAGATTTCAATTGATTTAATACTGTTAATTAAAAGCGTTTACATTCGCTTAAGTGGGTgggttttgtttaataattacgTTGAGCACGaacttaattgtaaaatgttttaaaattacaataaaatctaAGCTGTGCCGGCCGGAATTTGTAAACTCACGTACAAACATTTACTACAGTGTGCATTatgttcatattatttattatatgtaaaGAAATTTAAGATTATTATATTGGCGTTttgctatatacatatacatatatgtatataaataaatatgtctaCAGATATCTACTTTGCCACTAAAATACTGATATAATTACTTATGTGCACTCGCATCACTTGACAGCTAACATGATGCAGTGCCATTTCATATGGCGGATAACTGTTGAGCGGAATTGAaagtgtataaaataaataaataaataaataaacagggAATAACAAGAAGAGAAGGCGCCACCACATCTTTTATCCCCACCCTTGTTTCTGCTCTGCTCAAGTCTCTGCTTTTAGATACGCTGGACAGCTTTGACGTACAAAAGTTTACTGCACATGCTGTCATATTTTCATGTATTTGTTGGTGATGATTTGTGGCAGACTCGGTAAGCgcttcatttatttcttaataaatttgtattttctttttaaaacttGTAGGCAAAGACAGTCTGGTGAAGGTATAGGGGTCGATTTGAAAAATACATATTACTACTTATAGACATGTGTGTATCGTCTTTTGCGTTCGACACAATTTACACTTGACTTCACAGCACCAATGAAATGTGCATGCGCAACGTTCAACGACCATAACCTCTTGCGTGCGATAGCCGCGGCCGCAGCACATCAAATCACAGCCATCAACACCGATTGATGTATCATTGCATTGACGTCCATGTGTGCCTTGGATGCCCAGGCGCAAATTTTTCTCGCAAAAACTCGGTGATTGTTCCAGGTAAACAATATCTTTGGGACCAGGCGGCTTGTGTTCAGGATTGTGCGGTTTCAACTGAAAATTGTATCTGttgaataaaaacattaaaaatatatcgTGTGCATGTAACAAAATCGTTTTGGATGAATATTTGAAAGTGCGAAAACTAGGCTGCAGGCTAAACATATTCAATTCGCCTTATAGCACTCGTTTTGTTTATAAGATTCCtagtaattgaaataaatataataatcatagATAAAAATAGCTTGTGCTTATCAAtatccattttttatatttttaaatagaattttaaatCGTCCTCTTGagcttatttgaatattttcgtaTACATAAAACTTTAACATTCTGGAACAACATTCTGTTTTCACAAACAGAAAACATTatgcaatttaaaattattatttaaatatataaatatagtatAACACTGCAAAAGTATGTGCATAGTACTAACCTATTATTCTTTTTCCCTTGACGCCCACGATTTCGCACTGAATTTCGGGACAAACTGTTTGGGCTGCTTAGTGTGCTTAGGGGAGGGATATTTGGATGTGTTTTTAATATATGCTCAGGTATGTGGTCGCTTAACATACGATCTGCGGTAAAAGCATTCAGGCTTGCTGCATTGGGACTTACAGCAATACCAGATACTCCAATGGAGTTTGAATTCGGTGAACTGCCTGCTATAGAATTTCCATTTTGTCGTAAACTATTACTGATCATAACGCGCGAAGCTCCATCAAAACGATCTTTAAGGTTATCGCCAATTACTCGAAAATTTGCAAGACGCATCCAGCATGTCTTCACCGTACAGGAGCCAGACATACCATGACATTTGCATTCTTGCCGCATCTCCGTTTGTACGtgctaagaaaaataaaaatatgtatgtataggattttttgaattttttaaatgtattactAAGATTGCAAAAtgttcgagaaatatatgtttAAATATTGGGCAGGTTTGTGGAATATtagtaaaactaaattttttcttttataaatttatgaaagCAATATAATTACGCCAtgaactgaaaaaaataaatagtgagCTGGAGCTCGGCCACAAAAATTTCAGTTCGGTTTCGGTTCATCGTCGAAAAAAACTGCCTTTGACTTAACATGGCTTGAAATTTTTgtggttgaaatttttttaaactttaggtttttgtaacattttgtaAATACTGATATTAAGCCCAAAGAAAGAAAATGCTTGAAAATATCTATCCGCTCCTTCATTAACTATGGCTAGTGAGCAATTGTTCAGTGATGCAAATCAGCTTCGAGAATGATAAAATACAAGAttttgtaattggcgcgtacaccctttttgggtgtttggccgagctcctcctcctatttgtggtgtgcgccttgatgttgttccacaaatggagggacctacagtttcaagccgactccgaacggcaaatattttttatgaggagctttttcatggcagaaatacattcggaggtttgccattgcctgccgaggggcgaccgctattaattagaaaaatgtttttcttaatttttggtgttttcactgagattcgaaccgagaTTCCTCGTGAGATTAGtgttacaaataaacaaactaaCACAATCGAAAAAGCAATGTAAACTgccaaacaaaagaaattgtaacgacacacacatacactgtttttttattcagtaaaaaaatgattcaaaaacaaaattatgtgattgattttgcaccaccttgttaTCCAACTACACACCACCTAAAGATTACGTTGAgctttaatgaaatgaaattaatttcgaAATGTATGAACTTATTGCATGGGTTTTGAAGGAACAGATGATATTTTAATTACAGTTTGTTAACATCGTTTCCACCGACCATGTTTTTTAATCTGGCTTAAAAGAAACATATCTTGTCGACAATGTCATGCCAAATGTAATAGCAGAGACTTCTCACAAAATACTGGTCCGCGTACTAGGGCTAGAGATTTTCACTCAGACAAACCTATTATCGACTTAgaagtacatacatgcatattagggcgggtcgatttaagaatcgctcattgctctgtaaaaatcgtattctagggatcaaactaagaaattttgccgaaggacccatacctctaaaacgaattctgatgttccccaatttgggtcgaacgaaaaatctcactttgacccatttagagtgctccaatcgagtccaaatgtataaccgacccccactaactttggacggccgatccccccatgccagtggcacaccccctggaactcccctggggggttccccatacaatcatttcaaaatatctccATTTTtagcctttacatgagaaaagaaactaaaaagttcgacccaaattgggggacatcagaattctttttagaggtatggttccctcggcaaagtttcttattttgatccctagaatatgattttcacagcgcaatgggcgatttttttgcctacccacaaatcgacccggcctaatgcatatgtatttattcttACTTAATTTCGCACGAAAACTTTTACTTGTTTAGAAAAGCATTTTCTGTTTTGAGATTCGTGGAAGTACGAAAAtttcgtataaaaaaatgtattagtgaACCGTGTAAAAGAAAaccgtgtaaaaagagaattggaTGTATAATGTGATTGAAGTTAGGAACCtttgtttattaataattgTTGTTTATTAGTTGGGTCAATGAAAATGTTCGGTCCGGACTTAATTTAATATgcgaaaaatttggaaaaacttttttaatggtACAATTTCTCACGAACGTAAAAACAAGTCGGCTGACACAACTTTGGTATCTGAGCAGAGCATCACGCTCTGAAAGTTAATGGGCCTACCCCATTTGTATCGCAAAACGCAttcttaaagaattttttttagcaaaacatttaacatttttataaaaacgttttattatttaaaagtacatagtttgagtttaaaatgtgaaaaaactaaaagttcTGGGCAATCAAAATGGCGCCATCTGAACAATATgcgaaatgtaaaaattaaatggatTTACTTTTATTGAAAGATTACCTAGTGTTTCAAAAAGGacttaaatacttacatatatttgtacaataaaatgacaactaacaaaaattgaaagtttGGTTTTCATTTCAAGAAATACTGTTTAAACAACGTTTGCATTAAAAACCCCCTTCGATTAATCACTAAATTATTATCACTAtagattattataaaatatattgaaaagcaTATTCAATTTGAACACAGCGGATTCAATAGTGTTTGAGTAAAACTTAAGACTTAAAAAATGGCATTAATACCATATAtagcaatcatttttttttatgttcactTAGCAACGAACAATGTGAAACTAAAGTCGGCCACAAATCCACACCTGTGTGGCGAAATATGTTTCAACCGGTTGCTTCGATTTGTATCCCGTCTGTGGCCTGTTTTATTTGCGTCCTACAATGGTGCCCCCACTCACCGACGTACGTTTACTCGTTCTATGTCAGCTGACATGATCAAACTTATGAGAgcgccatgtaaatgaaaattcaTAATCGTGTCCTTACGGCGGTATCGAGCATCGTGTActtgtattaataaaaaaattgattgttcCCAAAAGAGGGTACGTGACATCACATAAGCCTAGttatgcagtgttgccaaccctttgctcttcgcaataaatttactgCGCTTTATacacaaaatgcgaaaatttttggatttggtgtttgtttctttttttaatttcaagctaccaaaattgtaagttaaaaattgtatataattacGAAAAAGGCTAAAAACGGTCACTTTAAGAAAGTTTTAGTGCTAtccaaaatttgttgattcttacgaaatttgatgtttgaatatgcaaatttcaattttttgctccttttgaaGTTAAGCAAGATTATTGAATCTTCttttctcaactcttcttaaaatttcaaacctttttataaattaaaaaaaccgttgaatttactgaatacgaATTACTGAATACGGTGTATTTacggtaaaaagaaaaatagcgaATACTCGTAATACTAATAGAAACAATAACAACCTTTTTGAAAAAGAAGttccatatataatataacataaccccaaataaaccaaaaaagagTTTTcggcgtttttttgtttttaataaattctcttAACATAACTTTTAAATACAAAGATGGATTTTTAAAACTCTCTTTCTTCAATACAGTCTATTGTATGATACTCGTACATAACCATagcagatttattaaaaaacccgCACACGGTAAaagcaatttgtcacgcatacaatgccctttaagtaattcaataaaaatttgatattttcttctttaaatgggcattttagtgccaTTGCGGATGTTTCGCCTTGTAGTCGCCACCTGCTATAAATCTAGAACCCTACGATTTAAAATACATTTCGTATTCGCCgctttttattgattgatttggaGTACAGTACACAGAAGCAATCACAAGAGAGCTCTTTCCATCTTTGGCTGTTATAGAAGTGGATtgtatattgtaatttttagtgtttCCATGAACCATATgcgcaatattatttttgattaagatAGCCGTGCCTCCTCTTTCTGTACCAACAGGATGTTTTGTGTGGAACAaatcatattttggaatttttacgtaATATTTATCTGGCAAGTGTGTTTCagatatttagaatatttttatcTGCTAGAAATACTTCCACTTCATAGCTGTGCTGGGTGAGCCCATTGGCAATGCAAATTGCAAGCAGTAGCGGCCTATTAATTTTGGAACATTCGGGAGCATGATTGTAAGCAGATTAAGTAGGTACAGTACCCATCTGTTCAACTAGAGTTCTGACCATTCTTTTCAGTTCTTCTCTTTTATTATTGTTCTCTTTATGTACAGTTGTTGATTGTGGTTTTTCTTGTTAACTtcctttgaaatacccttttttGGACAGTCAACGGTTAAGTAATTATCTACGCATTTAACGCATCCTGGGCTACGATTGCAAAAGTGTTTTGTATGTCCGTAGCGTTAGCTTCTTGTGCATTGTGGAATTTCGCACCGTTTTCTTGgtgcttcaaatttaatttttgtgtaaagCAGATTATCACAAGCATATAACTCTTTATTTTTGCTGCCTCCTTTGAGGCTATTGTAGAACAAAGgaagcggtttttttttttgacattgacgcatattgcaaatatttaccaCTTGGTGGCCGAGGTTTTCAATTGCTTGACACTCATCTGTGGGTGCCGAAGAATACATACCTTTGAGGACTATATTGAAGTTACGctcttgttttaatttgtatgtatggaACTCAGTTTTTTTCCACTAGGGCCGCAGTTATTGCAGTGAATTGTTTTGCTGACTGTGGTTGGATGGTAACTTCGCTTCCTCCATAAACTTTTAATACTAAGCCATCTACGGCTACATTTAAGAGTAGTTCTTGAAGTGGCTCACTCCAGATACAAATATTGGCGGAGGCCTAGGTTCCTTGCGCATTTGGGGTGGGAGAGTACTACAATTGATTTCCTCTTAGTCAAGTACTGTGAATCGATTTGAGTTGCTTGCAGAAGGCGGTTCTAGCCAGTAGTTGTCAAGCtttgatattttgttctattatGTGTATATTTACCTGGACTAGAATTCTCGCGCTTTGCAGACGTAGCATCttcatttgttttatgttttttttttgtgatgcctTTCGGAGAGGTCGGTTTATCATTGGTTGTTGGTGTCACACTCTGAGGCTTCAAGATTCTTTTTGGCTGCATGTTTGCGCAAGCATTTGTTTGTTTGGCGACTGAGCTGCGAACATGCCTTTATAAGCTTAAAGTAGTGGGAAATTGATGAAATCAAGTTTTACTGGCAGGACCGTTACAAATATGTTTTGCGTGTGGGCcaaagaaattttactaaagtcTGTGCCTACTTTTAAAGATTTGGCAATTGCTAGCAAcagtatacatatttacacacatcaTCTGCTATGCGAAAGATGACTTGACGCTTATTCATGATTCTTATGTGTATATAGGTATGAATTCATGGTGAagtgttttgcatttttaagtACTAAAATCACAAGTAAATTCGTTTTATTTTccgtttcatttttttataagtggCACGGCTTTGCTGAGCTAGATTTCCGCCGAGCCGATTGCCTCCGTTTCCGATATTGATTCTATAGCAgtaataatgtaaaattttgttcagaTTTGAATACAAAACTAACTACAATACAAACTATGAATTCGCTGAAGAACTCTTTGAATGATTTTAAGCAGCTTTCCCCTGCACGATCTCAATGTTCAAATAAGTGcgcaatagaaaaaatagacAGCAGAAAAAACACTAATGGaatagaaattatttatatgttgTTTGTATAGTTAAAAGACAGCATacgtttttttctttgcagaaACTCAATATATCTGTTATCAATATGTCTTCGGGAAATCAATTGCAATTTCGTCGTAACGATGGGGAAAACTATTAacgccacaaatagtaggaggagctcagccaaccacccaaaaagggtgtaagcgcctattatatattatatatgatgctttccatttcaattcaaccgaaTCATTCGGGTCACGTTCTTCGATTTcgttgtaactcaaatatgttgctctctagtcaaaataatgagacacgtatttttttgttcgcccgaaaaaaaattttttcaagagttatcggcaattttgggtttcggctcaaaatcgatttttttaattatataagaaaattttgttttaatgctcataacttagccaaaaatgaaccgattttaataattctgggtttaaaatgatcgtcattatttacacgagcgacttaatgtagaaacaattgcaaaaaagtagttgaaaattttttatttagcaaaaaagaaaaatatttgaaattttttcgaaattcaatatttcaaaaagtgtattttttttttgtaactttttccaaatcaagatgacacctcaaacttcaattgagctgaatgcccagtagctaaaatgagttgtttttgagtaatgaatttttgagtaaaaaacctgtgtcgcactttttgttttttggaaaataaaaaatgttcaactactttaTCGGATttatttctacatgaagtcgttcatgtaagtaatgacgatcattttgaacccagaatcattaaaatcggttcatttttgactaagttatgagcacaGTTTTCTTTATGACTTTCGTTATCAAAAgtcctttaattttttctttctttttctgttaTCGATTTCATATGTGAGAAAACTACGTGGAGGCCAGTGCAAACGTGTATTAATTATAGTGCACATATAACTGCAAGATATTATTGACGTAAACTACTTCCAGATGAGCTGATAaagcaaactatttttttacttttacctgGCTGACAAATTAATTTTCGATATACAACCCAAACTTCGAGAAAAACTTCccctgaaaaaaatcgaaaattcatttttaatttcctccTGCATAGCGATTTTAAACAGGCGCTATTTTCACATTttgatatacttatatattcatgtttgtttcaaaattaaattgtatgtatttttgctATGATAGACagatttcataatttaaaacgttaggagaaaataaaatacctatATTGACAAAAGTATGAATCAAATGACACTCCTGCAATCGTTTCGCGTACTTGCAGTTTCAAATTTACCATAGGCTCCGAATGCTTTGCACTTAACTAAATTTGAAAACGCGGAAAATACAGCAATGCAATATGAAATCCTGTATTCAATAATGTTGCcttcaagtaaaaaaattccttgtttttaagttttttttccagACATTTTTAATGTTATATCTTTACTTTCAGCGGTTTTCgggttaaaaacatttttctgctttGCTATGTTTTTTTCTAAGAGCTCGCGAATCTTTTAGAATATTGCTCTTCCGCATATTtacagttataaataaatatatataaacttcaagaaagttctacaaaaattcttgtaaaattaGAGGCACTCGATTCATTCACTTCGATTATTACGATTAAAGTGGGACCAATCAGAACGGTATGTAATATTTCTCACCTCACCCTGATCTCCTAAACCTCTGTAACTGACGTGGTAATGTGACCGGCAcgaggaaatggaaaaattcGCTTGTACCGTTATTTACAAGTACaagttttgcgcaaatggtttaaagtgTTGTATGGACGATCCTTAAGCTCTTGGGCGATGGCTACTAACATAAcgatcaacttcgattattcccgtgattttatcgacattttcgacgttatcaacattttctttaacatcaaaaatgcctgaacggaatcagCGAAACCAgaatcggcaccataaacaccattcacaatttcagcggcttgGCTTccatttttgcctttataaaaaaactgtaaaacgtaccagatttcttcttttttgacttccattgttgacaccctgtatttttttaatatgaaatagcATTAACTTCACAACGAACATAAACTTTAAACTGtctgatcgatactttacgagatatcaatCAGTATAGCCatataccgagaaaataatggatttctttttctctaAACTGATATTTTCGAACGGGTACTTTGATTTCAACGAGTTTTATTACGTTTAAGATCGCAGATATCTTGTTTACTGTTTCTGTTTAAATCACGTTTAATTTTTAAGTGGCAGTACTACATCTGCTCATTGTCGccgtacaaattaaaaatatacaagtgaatatttaatttgatgATATCGACGATTGGAGTTCTGCAGCCAAAATGCCGTCCTCCGTCTTAATAATTGCGTCATATAAAcgtgtttattttaatatttgacttTGCTGCCTGTAATCTACTGTCGCCGATAAGTGCCTCGGAGGCGATCGACATGAACACCCGGATCGTTTTGAGGAGAAATGTTTCTACAAGTCAACCAAGTCAGTGTTTAGGACTGAGAAACAATTACGCGGTATCTTTGTAACATTTTCGTACGGTCTCCTAAATAGCAG from Anastrepha ludens isolate Willacy chromosome 5, idAnaLude1.1, whole genome shotgun sequence includes these protein-coding regions:
- the LOC128865347 gene encoding protein wingless; protein product: MDLSAMLYVCLIALSTYTTTESKQKPGRGRGSMWWGIAKVGEPNNISPLSSGIMYMDPAIHSTLRRKQRRLVRDNPGVLGALVKGANLAISECQHQFRNRRWNCSTRNFMRGKNLFGKIVDRGCRETGFIYAITSAAVTHSIARACSEGSIESCTCDYSHQSRSPQASHQAGSVAGVRDWEWGGCSDNIGFGFKFSRDFVDTGERGRNLREKMNLHNNEAGRAHVQTEMRQECKCHGMSGSCTVKTCWMRLANFRVIGDNLKDRFDGASRVMISNSLRQNGNSIAGSSPNSNSIGVSGIAVSPNAASLNAFTADRMLSDHIPEHILKTHPNIPPLSTLSSPNSLSRNSVRNRGRQGKKNNRYNFQLKPHNPEHKPPGPKDIVYLEQSPSFCEKNLRLGIQGTHGRQCNDTSIGVDGCDLMCCGRGYRTQEVMVVERCACTFHWCCEVKCKLCRTQKTIHTCL